One Methanobacterium sp. genomic window, CTTGTATATGCAGCTAACGGAAGCGATGTTGATACAGTAATCTGTAATGGTGAAATATTAATGCAGGATAAAGAGTTAAAAGTGCTTAATGAAGCGGAAGTTATTAAATTAGCTGGAGATGCAGCAGAAGAACTATTATCAAAGAGTTAAAATTGAAAAATGAGTTATATGGATAGATTAGTCTTATTTGACATAGATAGAACATTAATTGGTAGATCCCAGTGTCACCATGATGCATTTTCATATGCATTTAAAAAGGTCTACAATGTCGATGTGGATATTAGAATCATTAATTATGGTGGAATGACAGATCCAGCAATAGCAATCGAAGTTTTAAAGAAAATAGGGCTAAATGAAAGATTTATACTACCGAAGCTGGATGAATGTATGGATGTAATTGTTGATTACTTCATAAGGAATGTAAAAAGAGATAAAATCCCTATTTTACCGGGTGTCAATGATTTATTGGAATTGCTGATGAACAATGGAACTCTTATGGGTCTGGTTACAGGGAATTTAGAGCCCATAGCATGGGGAAAATTAAAATCAATAAATATAGATCATTATTTTAAATTAGGCGGATTCGGAAGCGATAATATAAACAGAACAGAATTAGTGAAAACAGCAATAAAAAAAGCAGCAGATAACTTTAATTTTAAAGGAACTACTTTTGTAATTGGAGATACACCCAGGGATATAAAAGCCGGATTTGAAGCAAATGCTAAAACAATCGGAGTTGCTACAGGGACCTATTCAGTCAAAGAACTTAAAGATTACGGGGCTGATTTTGTTTTTAAAAATTTGGAGGATAAAAAAGAAATACTGGATGTATTAATGAAATAAAACTAATTTTCAGGCCGAATTTCGAGGATAAAGAATGTGTTCAAATAAAAGAACGGCTAAGGCCCCCATTACAAAACCATTAGCAACAATCGGCTTGATAACCAGCGGTAATTGGGCTGTTACAGATTGAGGCATAAAAGCGATTACTATGCCTAAAAGAACAGGTAATCCAACAATAATACCATCGTCAATGGTTTTAAGGGTCTTATTTTCTACAGCAAGAAGCATTGCAGCCCCAATTTGGGCAACCATTAAATATAGGAAAATAACACCAATCACCGGTGAGGGAATCCCTGCCAGAACATTTAGGGCTATGGGTGAAAAGGCAAGAATCAAAAGACCCACAGCTGCAGGAATAAGCGTAAATCTTGAAGCATTCTGGGTGGCCATAATTATACCGGGGCTTAAAGAGTAGTTTACAGGCCCTATAATCCCCAAAAGTCCTGCAAGGAAATTCCCAGCTCCCGTAATTGCAATACCTTTTTTAACTCTCTCCTGTAATTTATCCACATTAAGCATGAACCCGACAGATTCCATTGAGCTGATATCGTTTATTGCAAGAGCCAGGAAGCTAATAAGGAATGCTATAATGATACCAATGTCCGGAACCGCTAGATGTCCTATAAAATCAGAAGGAAATGCTAAAAGCGCTGCATTTAGATTATGGATGTTTGAAATGTTAAATATCACTGAATAAGCAAGACTGCCCATGAAGAGAGCTATTAAAGGAACTAATGATCTTAAAATGCCTTTAGTTAATGCATGAGTGGTGAAAATAGTTAAAATGAATACAATAACAAATATAAAGTTGTAGTTCGCCGGTACATTGCCTGTTGAGATTATAAGATTGATTATGGTGGGTGTCAGGGTGAAAGCGATTAAAAGAAGAACAACCATGATTACTCTGGATGTAAAAAGTCTTTCCAAATATTTAATATAGTCACCTATGGCCAAAAGAGTTAATATTAACCCTCCTATTAATATTGATGAGTTAACTGCTCCAATGCCCCGATCTGAACTTGTTAAAACACCGATTAAGAGTACTGCGGCAGGTCCCATAACCAGGGGAAGTCTATGGCCCCAAAGAACCTGTACGAGAAGTAAAAATCCTACCAGTAAAAAAATCTTCTGTAAATATGGAATTCCGCCGTTCTCAAATACTCCCAGTATATCTCCAATGATTATTAGGGAAGGAATGGTCACTGCAAGCCACTGTAAACCAAAAAGAAGCATTTCAGTCTTCCCTGGTCTATCATTTAATTTATATTTAAGTTGCATGGTATCCTCTGAAATCAGATCACGCTTGTTTTATTAATAGAATTGATATCATAGTTTTTAGTTAATTAACTACTTAAAAATTTCTTGGTTTGTAAGAATATAAGAAAAAATATTTAAGAAATCTAAGATTTAAGGTTTTTATTTTCTAATAATGTTGTTAATTGTAATTACTGTAAGAAGTAATACTGGCCATATTTCGAGTCTACCCATCCAGAAATCCACGATAAAAACAAGTTTTACTAATACGGGAGAATTGGGAGTCATAATTCCACTTGAAAGCCCTACATTGCTTAAAGCTGATGCCACTTCAAATATGACTCGAGATATGTCATTGTAATATATTAAAACTATAACTACGCTTGTGATGTATACTACGAAATAAGTGAATACGAAAGCACCGGTTATCCTTAAAACATCATCTCCAACCGGTAATTCTGTCACGTGATGGATTTTTTTGGGCATTACGGCACTACCAGGTAATATGAATGATTTAACCTGCCATAACATTCCTTTTATGAGCATTCCAAATCTGAGCCATTTAATACCCCCACCAGTAGAAAGCGAACCAGCACCGATTATCATAATTATTGTAAGGAGAAAAGTACCAAGACCAATCCATTTAGCCAGTAAATTAGGATAAAATGCTGTTTGAAGACCTGTAGTAGTGATAGCAGAAACCATCTGGAAAAAAGCATATCTAAAGTTAAGAAGTAAATCATTTCCATATACTTGATTGTTGTAAAGTACAAATGTTACCAGGATTGTAGAAAGAATAATTAGAGTATAAGCCACTTTTGTTTCTATATCTTTGAAATACTCTTTCCATTTTCCTTTAAGGAGTGTATAGTGCAATGCAAAGTTCGTAGCACCGATCATCATTACAATCATGGCTGCTATTTCTATCCAGACGCTGTTATAGAATAGTAGGCTTGTATTGTGCATTCCAAACCCTCCTGTAGATAGAGCAGTGAATGCATGGAATATAGAATCAAAAACAGGCATACCTGATAGTAAAAAGAGAGATATTGCTATTGCAGTAAAGAACAGGTATATATAAACAATAATTCTTGTGGAATGTTTTATACTGGGCATTAATTTTTCTTCTCTGCCTTCGGCAAGGTAAAGACGCATTACATCAACACCTGTAGACCTTAAAACGGCGAGCAGAAGGAATATAATCCCTAAACCTCCAATCCACTGTGTGAAACCTCTCCAGAAGTGTATTGTATAAGAAACAGCATCTAAATTGGCATACATGCTGAATCCAGTTGTTGTAAATCCAGACATGGCTTCAAAATAAGCATCAAGATAAGATAATTCTCCAGAAATGAAATATGGCAAAGCACCAAGAGCACATGCAATGAGCCATATAATGGTTGAAAAAACCATCGCGCTTTTAAGCGTCATCTTCATTTCAACTTTGAATAATTTAACAAGGGAAAAACCAATTGCAGCGCTTAAAGTGGCTGAAACTAAAAATGGAACAAAATAACGCGGTTCATTATATATAATTGCAACAATAAGTGGAACTAACATCGCTGCTCCAAGAAGCATAAGTACATTCCCGGAGTGATGCATAATGGTCTTTAATTCTCTTCTACTCAACCTATGAATTCGTTGCATACGATCATGGCCTTCGATGATTATAGGTTTTATTCATCGTATTTTTAAATATAATGATAGATATAATTTTTTTTAGGTAAATAATAGTGAATAAAGCATATTATTAACTAAAAATGTTACATTGATGGTCATGTGGCCCATACAATATTTTAAACCTTTTATCAGTATATCAAAGGAATATATAAAATTTTCGACGGAAATATTTTGATAAATGATTCCGGTTAATTATGAAAATTTTCCTAATTCTTTCAGTATTACAACATCTATTATTTAAAACTTTTGAAATAAATTAGATAAATTAATTGATTTATTTAAAATTAAATCCAATTATAATGCGTTTTTCTTTTATCTGCCCAATGATTTACTCCATACTTCCTTATCATCTTTAAATTATGTTCTATTGGGTGGATTCCCTTGAGATGATCAAGTAATTCACAATCCTTAGAGTCATCACATTCCCCGCAGCATTCATATTGCTTTTCTTTTACACATTCTCTTATTTTGCAATTCTCTTTACAGCCGCCTTCTGTACATACTGCGGTGCATTCTAATTTTTTCATTTCATGAAGGACTTCTATAAATTTAGGATAGTTATTGAATATTTCATTGCTCT contains:
- a CDS encoding HAD family hydrolase: MDRLVLFDIDRTLIGRSQCHHDAFSYAFKKVYNVDVDIRIINYGGMTDPAIAIEVLKKIGLNERFILPKLDECMDVIVDYFIRNVKRDKIPILPGVNDLLELLMNNGTLMGLVTGNLEPIAWGKLKSINIDHYFKLGGFGSDNINRTELVKTAIKKAADNFNFKGTTFVIGDTPRDIKAGFEANAKTIGVATGTYSVKELKDYGADFVFKNLEDKKEILDVLMK
- a CDS encoding purine/pyrimidine permease → MQLKYKLNDRPGKTEMLLFGLQWLAVTIPSLIIIGDILGVFENGGIPYLQKIFLLVGFLLLVQVLWGHRLPLVMGPAAVLLIGVLTSSDRGIGAVNSSILIGGLILTLLAIGDYIKYLERLFTSRVIMVVLLLIAFTLTPTIINLIISTGNVPANYNFIFVIVFILTIFTTHALTKGILRSLVPLIALFMGSLAYSVIFNISNIHNLNAALLAFPSDFIGHLAVPDIGIIIAFLISFLALAINDISSMESVGFMLNVDKLQERVKKGIAITGAGNFLAGLLGIIGPVNYSLSPGIIMATQNASRFTLIPAAVGLLILAFSPIALNVLAGIPSPVIGVIFLYLMVAQIGAAMLLAVENKTLKTIDDGIIVGLPVLLGIVIAFMPQSVTAQLPLVIKPIVANGFVMGALAVLLFEHILYPRNSA
- a CDS encoding TrkH family potassium uptake protein; this translates as MQRIHRLSRRELKTIMHHSGNVLMLLGAAMLVPLIVAIIYNEPRYFVPFLVSATLSAAIGFSLVKLFKVEMKMTLKSAMVFSTIIWLIACALGALPYFISGELSYLDAYFEAMSGFTTTGFSMYANLDAVSYTIHFWRGFTQWIGGLGIIFLLLAVLRSTGVDVMRLYLAEGREEKLMPSIKHSTRIIVYIYLFFTAIAISLFLLSGMPVFDSIFHAFTALSTGGFGMHNTSLLFYNSVWIEIAAMIVMMIGATNFALHYTLLKGKWKEYFKDIETKVAYTLIILSTILVTFVLYNNQVYGNDLLLNFRYAFFQMVSAITTTGLQTAFYPNLLAKWIGLGTFLLTIIMIIGAGSLSTGGGIKWLRFGMLIKGMLWQVKSFILPGSAVMPKKIHHVTELPVGDDVLRITGAFVFTYFVVYITSVVIVLIYYNDISRVIFEVASALSNVGLSSGIMTPNSPVLVKLVFIVDFWMGRLEIWPVLLLTVITINNIIRK
- a CDS encoding DUF3795 domain-containing protein, with translation MFNNYPKFIEVLHEMKKLECTAVCTEGGCKENCKIRECVKEKQYECCGECDDSKDCELLDHLKGIHPIEHNLKMIRKYGVNHWADKRKTHYNWI